One Fusobacterium ulcerans DNA segment encodes these proteins:
- a CDS encoding toxin-antitoxin system YwqK family antitoxin — MKKVLILMAALLMMSCGNNSKEIDLSLLENKSGIFYEKGSEKPFTGKVTAKYPDGKKMLESYWKDGKQEGRQIQYYEDGKPKIEGVFKDGKANGAIKVYDETGKIIVEEEWRDGVRVKK; from the coding sequence ATGAAAAAAGTATTAATATTAATGGCAGCTCTATTAATGATGAGCTGTGGAAATAATTCAAAAGAAATAGATCTTTCATTATTAGAGAATAAAAGCGGAATTTTCTATGAAAAGGGAAGTGAAAAACCATTTACAGGAAAGGTAACAGCTAAGTATCCAGATGGGAAGAAAATGCTGGAAAGTTATTGGAAGGATGGAAAGCAGGAAGGCAGACAGATTCAATACTATGAAGATGGAAAGCCTAAAATAGAAGGAGTATTCAAAGATGGAAAAGCAAATGGAGCTATAAAAGTATATGATGAAACAGGAAAAATAATAGTAGAAGAAGAGTGGAGAGATGGAGTAAGAGTAAAAAAATAA